A region from the Vanacampus margaritifer isolate UIUO_Vmar chromosome 5, RoL_Vmar_1.0, whole genome shotgun sequence genome encodes:
- the LOC144052372 gene encoding uncharacterized protein LOC144052372 isoform X4 has protein sequence MRDFGSHAAEGEAFRGSQAPMEEAGPCCYGTEAKQRTPACRGTGWRHRVREWPVSAVTGRRHKLVIPSLNQDNKFVLVVGDSHLRAFADGVVKMPEGHFSFGVMSTPGARASELRAEVLNAVLPRSPEAVCILAPSNNLGRPIAEAAADFGQFLRTVCSRWPNVVVLDFPPRLTVELAQQDLLRQEYHRVAALMGIRYLSVAGHFPLSQLHLWCRDGVHLSDSDGMPVLARLLWDAVNMRMERTAF, from the exons atgagggatttcggaagt CATGCCGCGGAAGGGGAAGCGTTCAGAGGCAGCCAAGCGCCAATGGAAGAAGCTGGACCTTGCTGCTATGGAACTGAGGCCAAACAGCGCACCCCAGCAT GCAGAGGCACTGGCTGGCGCCACAGAGTTCGGGAATGGCCAGTTTCAGCTGTGACTGGGCGGAGGCACAAACTGGTCATTCCATCACTGAACCAGGACAACAAg tttGTCCTGGTTGTTGGTGACTCCCACCTGCGAGCCTTTGCCGATGGGGTTGTGAAGATGCCGGAGGGACATTTCTCTTTTGGCGTGATGTCCACCCCGGGTGCCAGGGCCTCCGAGTTGCGTGCTGAGGTGCTGAATGCTGTTCTGCCTCGGTCACCCGAGGCGGTCTGCATTTTGGCTCCCAGCAACAACTTAGGCCGCCCCATCGCTGAGGCAGCGGCTGACTTTGGCCAGTTCTTGCGCACCGTCTGCAGCCGCTGGCCCAAC GTTGTTGTCCTGGACTTCCCCCCTCGTCTGACCGTCGAGCTGGCCCAGCAGGACCTTTTACGCCAGGAGTACCACCGGGTGGCAGCACTTATGG GTATTCGCTACCTATCTGTTGCTGGCCACTTCCCGCTGTCACAGCTTCACTTGTGGTGTAGAGACGGG GTACACCTCAGTGACAGCGATGGGATGCCGGTGCTTGCGCGGTTGCTGTGGGATGCTGTCAACATGCGGATGGAGAGGACtgctttctga
- the LOC144052370 gene encoding uncharacterized protein LOC144052370 isoform X1, protein MRDALMTPIRSFSRTYSSHFISSEQHAAEGEAFRGSQAPMEEAGPCGSGTEAKQRTPACRGTGWRHRVREWPVSAVTGRRHKLVIPSLNQDNKFVLVVGDSHLRAIADGVVKLPEGHFSFGVMSTPGASASELRAEVLNAVLPRSPEAVCILAPSNNLGRPIAEAAADFGQFLRTVCSRWPNVVVLDFPPRLTVELAQQDLLRQEYHRVAAIMGIRYLSVAGHFPLSQLHLWCRDGVHLSDSDGMPVLARLLWDAVNMRMERTAF, encoded by the exons atgagagacgctttaatgacaccaattagaagtttctcgagaacctactcctcccatttcatctcgtctgag CAGCATGCCGCGGAAGGGGAAGCGTTCAGAGGCAGCCAAGCGCCAATGGAAGAAGCTGGACCTTGCGGCTCTGGAACTGAGGCCAAACAGCGCACCCCAGCAT GCAGAGGCACTGGCTGGCGCCACAGAGTTCGGGAATGGCCAGTTTCAGCTGTGACTGGGCGGAGGCACAAACTGGTCATTCCATCACTGAACCAGGACAACAAg tttGTCCTGGTTGTTGGTGACTCCCACCTGCGAGCCATTGCCGATGGGGTTGTGAAGCTGCCGGAGGGACATTTCTCTTTTGGCGTGATGTCCACCCCGGGTGCCAGTGCCTCCGAGTTGCGTGCTGAGGTGCTGAATGCTGTTCTGCCTCGGTCACCCGAGGCGGTCTGCATTTTGGCTCCCAGCAACAACTTGGGCCGCCCCATCGCTGAGGCAGCGGCTGACTTTGGCCAGTTTTTGCGCACCGTCTGCAGCCGCTGGCCCAAC GTTGTTGTCCTGGACTTCCCCCCTCGTCTGACCGTCGAGCTGGCCCAGCAGGACCTTTTACGCCAGGAGTACCACCGGGTGGCAGCAATTATGG GTATTCGCTACCTATCTGTTGCTGGCCACTTCCCGCTGTCACAGCTTCACTTGTGGTGTAGAGACGGG GTACACCTCAGTGACAGCGATGGGATGCCGGTGCTTGCGCGGTTGCTGTGGGATGCTGTCAACATGCGGATGGAGAGGACtgctttctga
- the LOC144052372 gene encoding uncharacterized protein LOC144052372 isoform X1 — MRDALMTPIRSFSRTYSSHFISSEQHAAEGEAFRGSQAPMEEAGPCCYGTEAKQRTPACRGTGWRHRVREWPVSAVTGRRHKLVIPSLNQDNKFVLVVGDSHLRAFADGVVKMPEGHFSFGVMSTPGARASELRAEVLNAVLPRSPEAVCILAPSNNLGRPIAEAAADFGQFLRTVCSRWPNVVVLDFPPRLTVELAQQDLLRQEYHRVAALMGIRYLSVAGHFPLSQLHLWCRDGVHLSDSDGMPVLARLLWDAVNMRMERTAF; from the exons atgagagacgctttaatgacaccaattagaagtttctcgagaacctactcctcccatttcatctcgtctgag CAGCATGCCGCGGAAGGGGAAGCGTTCAGAGGCAGCCAAGCGCCAATGGAAGAAGCTGGACCTTGCTGCTATGGAACTGAGGCCAAACAGCGCACCCCAGCAT GCAGAGGCACTGGCTGGCGCCACAGAGTTCGGGAATGGCCAGTTTCAGCTGTGACTGGGCGGAGGCACAAACTGGTCATTCCATCACTGAACCAGGACAACAAg tttGTCCTGGTTGTTGGTGACTCCCACCTGCGAGCCTTTGCCGATGGGGTTGTGAAGATGCCGGAGGGACATTTCTCTTTTGGCGTGATGTCCACCCCGGGTGCCAGGGCCTCCGAGTTGCGTGCTGAGGTGCTGAATGCTGTTCTGCCTCGGTCACCCGAGGCGGTCTGCATTTTGGCTCCCAGCAACAACTTAGGCCGCCCCATCGCTGAGGCAGCGGCTGACTTTGGCCAGTTCTTGCGCACCGTCTGCAGCCGCTGGCCCAAC GTTGTTGTCCTGGACTTCCCCCCTCGTCTGACCGTCGAGCTGGCCCAGCAGGACCTTTTACGCCAGGAGTACCACCGGGTGGCAGCACTTATGG GTATTCGCTACCTATCTGTTGCTGGCCACTTCCCGCTGTCACAGCTTCACTTGTGGTGTAGAGACGGG GTACACCTCAGTGACAGCGATGGGATGCCGGTGCTTGCGCGGTTGCTGTGGGATGCTGTCAACATGCGGATGGAGAGGACtgctttctga
- the LOC144052370 gene encoding uncharacterized protein LOC144052370 isoform X3: MPRKGKRSEAAKRQWKKLDLAALELRPNSAPQHVSSVGAKALVPGRGTGWRHRVREWPVSAVTGRRHKLVIPSLNQDNKFVLVVGDSHLRAIADGVVKLPEGHFSFGVMSTPGASASELRAEVLNAVLPRSPEAVCILAPSNNLGRPIAEAAADFGQFLRTVCSRWPNVVVLDFPPRLTVELAQQDLLRQEYHRVAAIMGIRYLSVAGHFPLSQLHLWCRDGVHLSDSDGMPVLARLLWDAVNMRMERTAF; this comes from the exons ATGCCGCGGAAGGGGAAGCGTTCAGAGGCAGCCAAGCGCCAATGGAAGAAGCTGGACCTTGCGGCTCTGGAACTGAGGCCAAACAGCGCACCCCAGCAT GTGTCCTCTGTTGGTGCCAAGGCTCTGGTACCAG GCAGAGGCACTGGCTGGCGCCACAGAGTTCGGGAATGGCCAGTTTCAGCTGTGACTGGGCGGAGGCACAAACTGGTCATTCCATCACTGAACCAGGACAACAAg tttGTCCTGGTTGTTGGTGACTCCCACCTGCGAGCCATTGCCGATGGGGTTGTGAAGCTGCCGGAGGGACATTTCTCTTTTGGCGTGATGTCCACCCCGGGTGCCAGTGCCTCCGAGTTGCGTGCTGAGGTGCTGAATGCTGTTCTGCCTCGGTCACCCGAGGCGGTCTGCATTTTGGCTCCCAGCAACAACTTGGGCCGCCCCATCGCTGAGGCAGCGGCTGACTTTGGCCAGTTTTTGCGCACCGTCTGCAGCCGCTGGCCCAAC GTTGTTGTCCTGGACTTCCCCCCTCGTCTGACCGTCGAGCTGGCCCAGCAGGACCTTTTACGCCAGGAGTACCACCGGGTGGCAGCAATTATGG GTATTCGCTACCTATCTGTTGCTGGCCACTTCCCGCTGTCACAGCTTCACTTGTGGTGTAGAGACGGG GTACACCTCAGTGACAGCGATGGGATGCCGGTGCTTGCGCGGTTGCTGTGGGATGCTGTCAACATGCGGATGGAGAGGACtgctttctga
- the LOC144052372 gene encoding uncharacterized protein LOC144052372 isoform X3: MPRKGKRSEAAKRQWKKLDLAAMELRPNSAPQHVSSVGAKALVPGRGTGWRHRVREWPVSAVTGRRHKLVIPSLNQDNKFVLVVGDSHLRAFADGVVKMPEGHFSFGVMSTPGARASELRAEVLNAVLPRSPEAVCILAPSNNLGRPIAEAAADFGQFLRTVCSRWPNVVVLDFPPRLTVELAQQDLLRQEYHRVAALMGIRYLSVAGHFPLSQLHLWCRDGVHLSDSDGMPVLARLLWDAVNMRMERTAF, translated from the exons ATGCCGCGGAAGGGGAAGCGTTCAGAGGCAGCCAAGCGCCAATGGAAGAAGCTGGACCTTGCTGCTATGGAACTGAGGCCAAACAGCGCACCCCAGCAT GTGTCCTCTGTTGGTGCCAAGGCTCTGGTACCAG GCAGAGGCACTGGCTGGCGCCACAGAGTTCGGGAATGGCCAGTTTCAGCTGTGACTGGGCGGAGGCACAAACTGGTCATTCCATCACTGAACCAGGACAACAAg tttGTCCTGGTTGTTGGTGACTCCCACCTGCGAGCCTTTGCCGATGGGGTTGTGAAGATGCCGGAGGGACATTTCTCTTTTGGCGTGATGTCCACCCCGGGTGCCAGGGCCTCCGAGTTGCGTGCTGAGGTGCTGAATGCTGTTCTGCCTCGGTCACCCGAGGCGGTCTGCATTTTGGCTCCCAGCAACAACTTAGGCCGCCCCATCGCTGAGGCAGCGGCTGACTTTGGCCAGTTCTTGCGCACCGTCTGCAGCCGCTGGCCCAAC GTTGTTGTCCTGGACTTCCCCCCTCGTCTGACCGTCGAGCTGGCCCAGCAGGACCTTTTACGCCAGGAGTACCACCGGGTGGCAGCACTTATGG GTATTCGCTACCTATCTGTTGCTGGCCACTTCCCGCTGTCACAGCTTCACTTGTGGTGTAGAGACGGG GTACACCTCAGTGACAGCGATGGGATGCCGGTGCTTGCGCGGTTGCTGTGGGATGCTGTCAACATGCGGATGGAGAGGACtgctttctga
- the LOC144052370 gene encoding uncharacterized protein LOC144052370 isoform X2, which translates to MRDALMTPIRSFSRTYSSHFISSEHAAEGEAFRGSQAPMEEAGPCGSGTEAKQRTPACRGTGWRHRVREWPVSAVTGRRHKLVIPSLNQDNKFVLVVGDSHLRAIADGVVKLPEGHFSFGVMSTPGASASELRAEVLNAVLPRSPEAVCILAPSNNLGRPIAEAAADFGQFLRTVCSRWPNVVVLDFPPRLTVELAQQDLLRQEYHRVAAIMGIRYLSVAGHFPLSQLHLWCRDGVHLSDSDGMPVLARLLWDAVNMRMERTAF; encoded by the exons atgagagacgctttaatgacaccaattagaagtttctcgagaacctactcctcccatttcatctcgtctgag CATGCCGCGGAAGGGGAAGCGTTCAGAGGCAGCCAAGCGCCAATGGAAGAAGCTGGACCTTGCGGCTCTGGAACTGAGGCCAAACAGCGCACCCCAGCAT GCAGAGGCACTGGCTGGCGCCACAGAGTTCGGGAATGGCCAGTTTCAGCTGTGACTGGGCGGAGGCACAAACTGGTCATTCCATCACTGAACCAGGACAACAAg tttGTCCTGGTTGTTGGTGACTCCCACCTGCGAGCCATTGCCGATGGGGTTGTGAAGCTGCCGGAGGGACATTTCTCTTTTGGCGTGATGTCCACCCCGGGTGCCAGTGCCTCCGAGTTGCGTGCTGAGGTGCTGAATGCTGTTCTGCCTCGGTCACCCGAGGCGGTCTGCATTTTGGCTCCCAGCAACAACTTGGGCCGCCCCATCGCTGAGGCAGCGGCTGACTTTGGCCAGTTTTTGCGCACCGTCTGCAGCCGCTGGCCCAAC GTTGTTGTCCTGGACTTCCCCCCTCGTCTGACCGTCGAGCTGGCCCAGCAGGACCTTTTACGCCAGGAGTACCACCGGGTGGCAGCAATTATGG GTATTCGCTACCTATCTGTTGCTGGCCACTTCCCGCTGTCACAGCTTCACTTGTGGTGTAGAGACGGG GTACACCTCAGTGACAGCGATGGGATGCCGGTGCTTGCGCGGTTGCTGTGGGATGCTGTCAACATGCGGATGGAGAGGACtgctttctga
- the LOC144052372 gene encoding uncharacterized protein LOC144052372 isoform X2, with the protein MRDALMTPIRSFSRTYSSHFISSEHAAEGEAFRGSQAPMEEAGPCCYGTEAKQRTPACRGTGWRHRVREWPVSAVTGRRHKLVIPSLNQDNKFVLVVGDSHLRAFADGVVKMPEGHFSFGVMSTPGARASELRAEVLNAVLPRSPEAVCILAPSNNLGRPIAEAAADFGQFLRTVCSRWPNVVVLDFPPRLTVELAQQDLLRQEYHRVAALMGIRYLSVAGHFPLSQLHLWCRDGVHLSDSDGMPVLARLLWDAVNMRMERTAF; encoded by the exons atgagagacgctttaatgacaccaattagaagtttctcgagaacctactcctcccatttcatctcgtctgag CATGCCGCGGAAGGGGAAGCGTTCAGAGGCAGCCAAGCGCCAATGGAAGAAGCTGGACCTTGCTGCTATGGAACTGAGGCCAAACAGCGCACCCCAGCAT GCAGAGGCACTGGCTGGCGCCACAGAGTTCGGGAATGGCCAGTTTCAGCTGTGACTGGGCGGAGGCACAAACTGGTCATTCCATCACTGAACCAGGACAACAAg tttGTCCTGGTTGTTGGTGACTCCCACCTGCGAGCCTTTGCCGATGGGGTTGTGAAGATGCCGGAGGGACATTTCTCTTTTGGCGTGATGTCCACCCCGGGTGCCAGGGCCTCCGAGTTGCGTGCTGAGGTGCTGAATGCTGTTCTGCCTCGGTCACCCGAGGCGGTCTGCATTTTGGCTCCCAGCAACAACTTAGGCCGCCCCATCGCTGAGGCAGCGGCTGACTTTGGCCAGTTCTTGCGCACCGTCTGCAGCCGCTGGCCCAAC GTTGTTGTCCTGGACTTCCCCCCTCGTCTGACCGTCGAGCTGGCCCAGCAGGACCTTTTACGCCAGGAGTACCACCGGGTGGCAGCACTTATGG GTATTCGCTACCTATCTGTTGCTGGCCACTTCCCGCTGTCACAGCTTCACTTGTGGTGTAGAGACGGG GTACACCTCAGTGACAGCGATGGGATGCCGGTGCTTGCGCGGTTGCTGTGGGATGCTGTCAACATGCGGATGGAGAGGACtgctttctga
- the LOC144052370 gene encoding uncharacterized protein LOC144052370 isoform X4: MEEAGPCGSGTEAKQRTPACRGTGWRHRVREWPVSAVTGRRHKLVIPSLNQDNKFVLVVGDSHLRAIADGVVKLPEGHFSFGVMSTPGASASELRAEVLNAVLPRSPEAVCILAPSNNLGRPIAEAAADFGQFLRTVCSRWPNVVVLDFPPRLTVELAQQDLLRQEYHRVAAIMGIRYLSVAGHFPLSQLHLWCRDGVHLSDSDGMPVLARLLWDAVNMRMERTAF, from the exons ATGGAAGAAGCTGGACCTTGCGGCTCTGGAACTGAGGCCAAACAGCGCACCCCAGCAT GCAGAGGCACTGGCTGGCGCCACAGAGTTCGGGAATGGCCAGTTTCAGCTGTGACTGGGCGGAGGCACAAACTGGTCATTCCATCACTGAACCAGGACAACAAg tttGTCCTGGTTGTTGGTGACTCCCACCTGCGAGCCATTGCCGATGGGGTTGTGAAGCTGCCGGAGGGACATTTCTCTTTTGGCGTGATGTCCACCCCGGGTGCCAGTGCCTCCGAGTTGCGTGCTGAGGTGCTGAATGCTGTTCTGCCTCGGTCACCCGAGGCGGTCTGCATTTTGGCTCCCAGCAACAACTTGGGCCGCCCCATCGCTGAGGCAGCGGCTGACTTTGGCCAGTTTTTGCGCACCGTCTGCAGCCGCTGGCCCAAC GTTGTTGTCCTGGACTTCCCCCCTCGTCTGACCGTCGAGCTGGCCCAGCAGGACCTTTTACGCCAGGAGTACCACCGGGTGGCAGCAATTATGG GTATTCGCTACCTATCTGTTGCTGGCCACTTCCCGCTGTCACAGCTTCACTTGTGGTGTAGAGACGGG GTACACCTCAGTGACAGCGATGGGATGCCGGTGCTTGCGCGGTTGCTGTGGGATGCTGTCAACATGCGGATGGAGAGGACtgctttctga